TGGTCCTGGTTGTCTTCTCTTTGCTTCAGGTTGAGGTCAACAGTGAGTTTGTGGCGGCTATACTCGCCATAGTCGGTTACTCCATCAATGATACCATCGTTGTCTTTGACCGTATTCGCGAGAACCTGATCAAGGCTAAGCGTCATAGCGACGTGGAAGAGCTCGTCAATAGGAGTATTAACGAGACCTTGTGGCGTTCGCTCAACACCTCTATCACCACCCTCTTAGCCATTGGAGCCGTGTTCGTCCTTGGTGGGGTGACACTGCGCCCACTAGCTTTCGCCCTAGTCGTGGGTATTCTCGCCGGAACGTACTCCTCTATTTTTGTAGCTAGTTCGCTATGGGTGGACTGGCGCGACGGGCACGGTAGCAGAGCTACCGAGCTCAAGAAGGCCTAGCGAGTTCTCAAACAAAAAACCCGGTGGGCGTATGTGCCGACCGGGTTTGCTTTATAATGTAGGGCAAGGGAGTGAAATTTTATCATTATGCGATCACTAGTTTTGACATGCGACCCGCGCTTTGTACCACAGCTTTGTGCAGAACTGACGCAGCGTTTCAGTAGTTGCCCCCTGCGTCCCTTAGGGTCAGGAGTTCTCTTAGCAGAGCCTAGTGGCACTGACGCAGTAAAGCTCTGGCAAGTACTACAGCAAGATACCCCTATTTTTTTGCGGCATATGTTTCCCGTACAAGATGAGCTGGTGATGCAGCAAGATGAACTTGCTTTACCGCGCTTAAGAGAGGCCTGTGAGCCCCTTTTGGCGCAGGTAGAGCAAGGAAGCGCCGTGGCCGTGCAGTGCCGCCTACTAGATGCTATCCCTTCCTACCGCCCAGTGGATGTGAAGAGGGCTATTGATGGGGCGGTGCAAGGTAGGGGTTTACTTGCTACGGTAAAGGACCCGAGCCTAGTACTAAGTGTGCTTGTTGCCCACGAGAGAGCCTACCTCGGTCTGTCTACGCCCCGCGAGAACCTGAGTAGTTGGAATGGTGGCGCGGCGCATTATGGCAAGGCCAAGGGTGCCCTAAGTCGAGCCGCGCACAAGCTTGAGGAGGCCTGTGAAGTCCTAGACGTTGATTTGCGAGGTATGGAGCAAGCGCTCGACCTTGGTGCTGCACCAGGCGGCTTTACATCTTTTCTGCTCGAGAGAGGGTTCTATGTTACCGCGATAGACACTGGTTTGCTAGACAGTGAGCTCCTAACTCACCCTCGACTTACGTACATACAGGCGAACGCCAAGAATATTAAGCCGCAAGAAGCCTCCTTTGACCTCATAACTTGCGACATCAGCCGCGATGCGTTGCGCACAGCAGACATGCTCATGGACTTAGCCCCCTGTCTACGCCCCATGGGCAAACTCCTGCTTACCGTTAAATTTATGGGGCGCGAGCCCCTGCCTTTAATTAGGCAATGCCTAAAACGAATAAGCCAAGAGTTTGTGTTTGTGCGCGGTAGGCATCTCTGGCACAACCGGGAGGAAGTAACTCTGTACCTAGTGCGAGAGGCCCGAGAGGGGGAGCAGAATGGAAAAAGTATTGGTCGTAACAGCAGAGGCCGCCAATAATTTAATTAAGGGCGAAGGCCTAATTCGCTGCGGCGAAGAAAGTCTAGCGGCCCTGTCCGCCGTAAGCCTATTCCTGCCTCGTGATGAGGCCGAGGGTAATCCCCACTACCGACAGCTGATCCCCTATGTGGTAGTAGTAGATGCGCTTAGCCGCATCTTTGCCTGTACGCGGCTCGCAACGCAGTCCGAGGTCCGCCTGCACAGCAAAGTCTCCCTAGGGGTAGGCGGGCACATTAACCCGACTGACGGGCCGCTAGAGCCCGCTATCGTTAGGAGGGCTGCCTGGCGTGAGCTCCACGAAGAACTACATGTCTCCGCCGAAAACAGCGGGGAGCTCGTCTTTTGTGGGCTCATAAACGACTTAAGCACCCCCGTCTCGCGCGACCACTTGGGGTGCTTGTTGATATTAAAAACTCAGGGCCAAGTATCAGTAAGGGAGAAGGACAAGATGACGGGGGAATTTGTCAGAGAAGAGGTGCTGCTTAAGAATATGGCGCAACTAGAGAGTTGGTCTAGTCTCTGCCTGCTGGCTTTTCGCGAACTCGAACTCTAGTAGTTAAGAATTTACTACTCACTCGCCCTTGTGCAGCGTGACGGTTACAATGTCTACGCGCGAACCGTCCATAGTCTTAATCTTGAAAGCGGCGCCATTAACCTCGGCCGAGTCACCAACCATGGGTATGGTGCCCAAGATGAACATCAGCATGCCCCCAACGGTGTCGTACTCGCCCTCTGGCAACTCCACGCCCAAGAGTTCCGATGCACCTCGTATGCCGATAGTGCCAGACAGCTCAATCGTATACTCATCTACATACGTAAATTCTGGGATTTCGTCGTCGTCATACTCATCGGCAATCTCGCCCAGTATTTCTTCTACTAAGTCTTCGAAGGTGATGAGGCCAGCCGTGCCGCCGTACTCATCCACGACGATGGCCATATGAATCTTCTTGCGTTTAAACTCCGCCAAAAGCTCACTGACTTTCTTAAATTCGGGCACAAAGTAGGGCGGTCTAAGAAAACTGATGAGCTCAAAACTGTCACTTGATACGCCAATCAAGTCTTTAACGTAAAGGATGCCCACGATGTCGTCGATGCCTTTATCATATATAGGAATGCGCGAGTAGCCATTGTGGCGAACTATGGAGAGCAGGTCTTCATATTCGATGCGCAGGCTCACGCGCACAATTTCGGTGCGTGGGGTCATGATATTCTTAACTAGTGTGTCGCCGAACTCAATGATGCTAGTAATCATATCTTTTTCTTCAATCTGTAGGATGCCTTCTTCTTGCCCGACGGTAACGAGGGTGCGCAGTTCGTCCTCGCTAAAAGTAGGCGCATTGTGTGTGACCGGCGCGCCGATTAAGTACAAGAGGCCTCGCGACAGTGTTTCCATTAGGCTCGACAATGGACTTAGCAGAATGTAGATAATTCGCACGGTGGGGGCCCAGGTGAGGGCAATGCGCTGGCTGTGGTGCAGGCCGTAAGTTTTAGGGGTAATCTCACCGAAAATAAGCACCGTGATGGTCATGCCTACGGTGGCCACAGCAATACCGAGCGTCTCGCCAAAGTAGTCTGTGGCTATAACGGTGCCCAGAGCAGTGGCGGCAATATTAACGAGATTGTTGCCGATAAGAATTGTGCCGAGCAGTTTGCCGGGAGAGGCTAGCAGTTGTTCCACAAGGCGAGAACCCTTGACATTTTCCTCCACCAAGTGCCGCACGCGTAGTCTACCGAGAGACATCAGCGCGGTTTCCATGGAAGAAAAAAAGGCCGAACTCCAGATTAGGACAACCAAGATGCCAAACTGCAATAAAGGGATCGAATCCATCAACCACAATCTCCTGCCGCTTTTTATATTCTTTTATCCGCGAGGGGTGCACTACCAAGCAACTATATTGTAGGATAAGGCACTGTGCACGTCAAGGAAAGACAAGACCATGGCTATGCCGTAAGGGAGGAAGAACCATGTTGTGCGCGTTTTTTGCGGGGCGCCAAGCTGCCCTTTTGACCATGCATGGCAAGGAGAGGGCCATCTCTCCCCTGCTTGCCCCAGTCTTTAAGGCCGAAATCAAAGTGATCAGCGGTTTTAACACCGACCATTACGGTACTTTTAGCCGTGAGGTGCCCCGTCTCGGGACTCAAATTGAGGCAGCGCGCCAAAAGGCAGAAAAGGCCATCGAACTAAGCGGACTTGAGATCGGGCTAAGTAGCGAAGGCAGCTTCAGTGCGCATCCCATGTTGCCCTACTTGCCGTGGAATATCGAGATTGTCATGCTAGTAGATAAGAAAAATGAGCTTGAATTAGTCGGCGAGCATGGCAGCGCCACGACAAACTACGCGCAAAAAACAGTACATAGCCAAGCGCAGGCGGAGGAGTTCGCCCGCCAAATTGGTTTCCCTAGCCACTACGTGATGGTGCGTCCACAGCATGCTAGTCACCCAGAACTTCAGAAAGACATTGACACTTGGGACACGCTAGCGCGAGCAGTGAACACGGCGCTCTCAGTTTCGCCAGACCATACAGTATTTATCGAGACCGACATGAGGGCCCATGCCAACCCGACACGCATGGCGAATATTTCTAAAGCCGCAGCAGATCTCGCCGCCAGAATGACCACCTGCTGCCCTCGTTGCGGAGTACCAGGCTTTTTCGCGGTGCGCAAAGTACGCGGTCTGCCCTGCGAGTGGTGCGATAGCCCCACCGAAGAGACGAAGGCGGTCATTCATGGTTGCCTAAAATGCGCCTATGAAGAAGTGCACGGCGTAACTTTAGCTAAAGCCTCGGCGGGTCGGTGCCAGCACTGCAACCCGTAGCAAATCATTTTTTGGTAAGTTTATGGAACATCATGGCGTATTGTACGTCTTAGTAAGTGTACTACGACTGAGGAGTGATTAAAGATGAAGAAATTTCTTGCCGCCTTTGTGGTCGCCGTCATGCTGCTAACTGTAGCTGCGCCGGCCATAGCAGCACAAAGTGACCCGAAGCTAAGAGAGGCCATTCTCTTGGCTAAGCGGCACTTTCCTGCCACCGATACTTTTCGTGAGTTCTTCACCTCGCAACAAAGTTTTGACAACCGGACCATCTACTACTTGCAGTGGCAGGGTTCCACAAAAGACCCTGCTGGTCACAATCCCTCGTCGCTTTCAGTTAGCGTAGATTTAGAACGCATGCTAATCACCAATTTCAACCACCAAGAGGCAACCCCGCGTGGTCGCGCAGTTAATTTCGCTCCCTTGCCAAAACTAAGCCAGGCCGATGCTGCCCGCGCGGCCGAGGCCCTAGCAGTAAAACTGGCACCGCAGCAATTTGCCCTGATGCGCTTGTTTCGTGTCAATGCCCCGACTGTGCGTATTGGTGTGCGCACTTGGCCCCACCACTACACTTTTC
The genomic region above belongs to Bacillota bacterium and contains:
- a CDS encoding HlyC/CorC family transporter, coding for MMDSIPLLQFGILVVLIWSSAFFSSMETALMSLGRLRVRHLVEENVKGSRLVEQLLASPGKLLGTILIGNNLVNIAATALGTVIATDYFGETLGIAVATVGMTITVLIFGEITPKTYGLHHSQRIALTWAPTVRIIYILLSPLSSLMETLSRGLLYLIGAPVTHNAPTFSEDELRTLVTVGQEEGILQIEEKDMITSIIEFGDTLVKNIMTPRTEIVRVSLRIEYEDLLSIVRHNGYSRIPIYDKGIDDIVGILYVKDLIGVSSDSFELISFLRPPYFVPEFKKVSELLAEFKRKKIHMAIVVDEYGGTAGLITFEDLVEEILGEIADEYDDDEIPEFTYVDEYTIELSGTIGIRGASELLGVELPEGEYDTVGGMLMFILGTIPMVGDSAEVNGAAFKIKTMDGSRVDIVTVTLHKGE